The following proteins are co-located in the Periplaneta americana isolate PAMFEO1 chromosome 12, P.americana_PAMFEO1_priV1, whole genome shotgun sequence genome:
- the LOC138710206 gene encoding uncharacterized protein produces the protein MPQTIPAPMSTPASKITASTAYAGMNKDACQQGNSMIGEQLRGYQQPSLLFNVVPTAEDTDMSTSKMEQFPSASATPPSKPPSKLGPGVAKRKLFSSPHFSSSPRSNKLKMAALKAKVKRLQKKLQCL, from the exons atgcctcaaacaattcctgctcctatgagtactccagcttcaaagattactgcttcaacggcatatgccgggatgaataaagatgcatgccaacaag ggaacagtatgattggtgaacagctgaggggctatcagcaaccatcgctcctattcaatgtggttcccacagctgaag ataCTGACATGAGTACATCCAAGATGGAACAGTTTCCTTCAGCTTCAGCTACACCTCCTTCCAAACCTCCTTCCAAACTTG GTCCTGGTGTTGCAAAACGAAAACTTTTCTCGAGTCCTCACTTCTCATCTTCACCCAGGAGCAACAAACTAAAAATGGCAGCTCTGAAAGCAAAGGTGAAGAGACTGCAGAAAAAATTGCAGTGTCTTTAA
- the LOC138710199 gene encoding DNA polymerase alpha catalytic subunit-like — MKTKTDKEEEVTMMDVYKEFNEKIAESHKILQFKSRKVDATTHLIFQEYLEVVYPANQPMVQSDLQVEVFSHVFGTNTSALEHLLWGLAGWTCLLVQSRAFTRPSHMAWPFDFNAASSRYLSTKLERMDTEQPLPGFFLAKLDPDLIMGHDFMAMGWHRMNVNKIPQWSKLGRLRRANIQTKKGRTFNLEKNVMCGRLVCDVKISAKELIRSRSYDLGALCENVLHVKEEEQAEVTIDEVKRLYGASQSLLQLISCTMQDAAYIIRLMCELNRCPLLFRLQTLLVM, encoded by the exons ATGAAAACGAAGACTGATAAAGAGGAAGAGGTGACCATGATGGATGTGTACAAAGAGTTCAATGAGAAGATAGCAGAAAGCCACAAAATCCTGCAGTTCAAATCCCGCAAAGTTGACGCAACTACACATTTGATATTCCAGGAGTACCTAGAGGTTGTATACCCT GCTAATCAGCCAATGGTACAAAGTGATCTGCAGGTCGAGGTATTCAGCCATGTGTTTGGCACCAATACAAGTGCACTGGAGCATTTACTGTGGGGCCTTGCTGGCTGGACCTGTCTGCTGGTGCAAAGTCGAG CCTTCACGAGACCATCACACATGGCCTGGCCATTTGACTTCAATGCTGCATCATCACGCTACCTCTCCACAAAGCTGGAGAGGATGGATACAGAACAACCCCTTCCGGGCTTCTTCCTGGCCAAGCTAGACCCTGACCTAATCATGGGTCACGACTTCATGGCTATGGGCTGGCACCGCATGAATGTTAACAAGATTCCACAGTGGTCCAAGCTTGGCAGACTGCGTAGAGCCAACATACAGACCAAGAAG GGACGCACATTCAACCTGGAGAAGAATGTGATGTGTGGCCGTCTTGTGTGTGATGTGAAGATATCTGCCAAAGAGTTGATCCGCTCCAGGAGTTATGATTTGGGTGCACTCTGTGAGAAT GTGTTGCACGTGAAAGAAGAAGAACAGGCTGAGGTGACCATTGATGAAGTGAAACGTCTGTATGGGGCATCACAGTCACTTCTGCAGCTCATCTCCTGCACTATGCAGGATGCTGCTTACATCATCCGACTCATGTGTGAGCTCAACAGATGCCCCTTGCTCTTCAGATTACAAACATTGCTG GTAATGTGA